Proteins encoded together in one Bacteroidota bacterium window:
- a CDS encoding inositol monophosphatase family protein: protein MTPTLPDLVDFAVRLADTAGKRTLAYYQTDLQVDSKADESPVTIADREAEMMIRQAIQARFPGHRIIGEEFGDDGRDSPYKWIIDPIDGTKSFITGVPFYANLIGLEIEGEVVLGISNFPALGEMMVAAKGMGTWINGCRVRVSSVNRLKDARVMITDLRHASAVPQAAGASRLLQECKFYRTWGDAYGHYLVAAGRADVALDPLMNPWDCAPFGIILKEAGGWFGDWDGKDTIYGPNAVSANPDLIGEVLTVLKG from the coding sequence ATGACACCCACACTCCCCGATCTGGTCGATTTTGCGGTCCGGTTAGCCGATACCGCAGGTAAACGGACCCTCGCCTATTATCAGACCGATCTGCAGGTCGATTCCAAGGCCGATGAGTCCCCCGTCACCATCGCCGACCGTGAAGCCGAAATGATGATCCGGCAAGCCATTCAGGCACGTTTTCCCGGCCATCGCATCATCGGAGAAGAATTCGGTGATGATGGCCGTGACAGTCCGTATAAATGGATCATTGATCCCATCGATGGCACCAAAAGCTTTATCACCGGGGTTCCGTTTTACGCGAATCTGATCGGTCTGGAAATCGAAGGGGAAGTGGTTCTGGGAATCTCCAATTTCCCTGCACTGGGCGAAATGATGGTGGCCGCCAAAGGAATGGGGACCTGGATCAACGGATGCCGGGTTCGGGTGTCATCGGTTAACCGGCTGAAGGATGCCCGGGTCATGATCACCGACCTGCGTCATGCGTCTGCTGTGCCGCAGGCTGCCGGGGCCTCCAGGCTTTTGCAGGAATGCAAGTTTTACCGCACCTGGGGCGATGCCTATGGTCATTACCTCGTCGCGGCTGGCCGTGCCGATGTGGCGCTCGATCCGCTCATGAATCCGTGGGATTGTGCTCCCTTCGGGATTATTCTGAAAGAAGCCGGTGGATGGTTTGGAGATTGGGATGGAAAGGACACGATTTACGGTCCCAATGCCGTATCGGCCAATCCCGACCTGATTGGTGAAGTGTTAACGGTTCTGAAGGGGTAA
- the bshB1 gene encoding bacillithiol biosynthesis deacetylase BshB1 yields MIQKTDVLFFGAHPDDVELGCGGTVHKLSSSGLKVGIVDLTRGELGTRGTPAIRKAEAEEAARILGLTVRDNCDISDGHIDISRENKARVIQKIRQYQPDLVILPYFSDRHPDHVNASKLVKECIYYAGTEKWPVGIPVADLPAWRPKFYLYYMLAEPFEPNVIVDITGHEEARLQAFRAYKSQFFVPGHDSNEKETWISRPEFSEQLQARLRFYGYQIGTAFAEPFFSDQPIPLADLMALTRR; encoded by the coding sequence ATGATACAAAAAACAGACGTTTTATTTTTCGGGGCACACCCCGATGATGTGGAACTGGGTTGCGGGGGAACGGTTCATAAGCTGTCCTCATCCGGATTAAAAGTGGGTATTGTCGACCTGACTCGTGGCGAGCTGGGAACCCGGGGAACGCCCGCCATCCGTAAAGCCGAAGCTGAAGAGGCTGCCCGTATTCTCGGACTGACGGTACGCGACAATTGCGACATCAGCGATGGACATATCGACATCAGCCGGGAAAATAAAGCCCGGGTGATTCAGAAAATCAGACAGTATCAGCCAGACCTGGTCATATTACCTTACTTCAGCGACCGGCACCCCGATCATGTGAATGCCTCGAAACTGGTGAAGGAATGTATTTACTACGCAGGTACAGAAAAATGGCCGGTAGGCATTCCGGTGGCCGATCTGCCGGCCTGGCGACCAAAATTTTACCTCTACTACATGCTGGCCGAACCGTTCGAACCCAATGTGATTGTCGATATTACCGGACATGAAGAAGCCCGTCTGCAAGCCTTCCGGGCGTATAAAAGTCAGTTTTTTGTTCCGGGTCATGACAGCAACGAGAAGGAAACCTGGATTTCCCGTCCCGAATTTTCCGAGCAGCTTCAGGCCCGGTTGCGGTTTTACGGGTACCAGATCGGGACTGCCTTTGCCGAGCCCTTTTTCTCAGATCAGCCCATTCCCCTTGCCGACCTGATGGCGCTGACCCGTCGTTAA
- a CDS encoding SPFH/Band 7/PHB domain protein gives MTLTWIITGIVVFIFLIGIRLVRPTHRALVERLGKYHRFAHPGFNWIIPMIDTMYRVNITEQMVDAQPQEIITNDNLNAMVDAQIYYKIKIDEVSVKNSQYNVSNVNVQIVSLARTTLRNIIGTMTLKSANSERGRINNELVSVLMKETHNWGIDIVRAELKQIDPPKDVQETMNKIVKAENEKISAIDYATAMETEADGEKRAAIKKAEGIRQARILAAEGEAEAIRLVNEAADRYFIGNAQLLKRLETVENSLKTNSKVVVPSNTELVNVIGDMAGVLPLDKVGR, from the coding sequence ATGACACTGACATGGATTATCACCGGGATTGTTGTCTTTATTTTCCTGATCGGGATTCGTCTGGTTCGCCCGACTCACCGGGCCCTGGTCGAGCGGCTTGGAAAATATCACCGGTTTGCGCATCCGGGTTTTAACTGGATTATACCGATGATTGATACCATGTACCGGGTCAACATTACCGAGCAGATGGTTGATGCACAGCCACAGGAAATCATTACCAATGACAATCTGAATGCCATGGTGGATGCACAGATTTATTACAAGATCAAAATTGACGAAGTGAGTGTGAAAAACTCACAGTACAATGTAAGTAATGTGAATGTCCAGATTGTATCGCTGGCGCGCACCACTCTGCGGAATATCATCGGAACCATGACCCTGAAATCGGCCAACAGCGAACGTGGACGCATCAACAACGAACTGGTGTCGGTGCTGATGAAAGAAACCCACAACTGGGGAATCGATATCGTTCGTGCAGAACTGAAACAGATCGATCCGCCAAAGGACGTTCAGGAAACCATGAATAAAATCGTGAAGGCTGAGAACGAGAAAATTTCAGCCATTGATTATGCAACAGCCATGGAAACCGAAGCCGATGGTGAAAAGCGGGCAGCAATCAAGAAAGCAGAAGGGATTCGTCAAGCCCGGATATTAGCAGCTGAAGGGGAAGCAGAGGCCATCCGACTGGTCAATGAAGCTGCAGACCGGTACTTTATTGGCAACGCTCAGTTACTCAAGCGTCTCGAAACAGTCGAAAATTCGCTGAAGACCAATTCGAAGGTAGTGGTTCCTTCGAACACCGAACTGGTCAATGTCATTGGTGACATGGCCGGAGTTTTACCGCTCGACAAGGTGGGTCGGTAA
- a CDS encoding potassium/proton antiporter — translation MTLTTENILLIGSILLFLSLLAGKTTSRFGVPVLILFIGIGMLAGSDGIGGIHFDNPKTAQFIGIVALTFILFSGGLDTDWQTVKPILWQGLSLSTVGVVLTATFVGIFVWAITDFTIYEGLLLGSIVSSTDSAAVFSILRSKNLALKGNLRPTLELESGSNDPMAYILTIVFTGLVINQDSSFISILPMFIRQLLIGALLGFLFGKVSTLVINKITLDYEGLYIVLVIALMFFSFSATDFIGGNGFLAVYIAAVYLGNQELIHKKKILKSFDSFAWLMQIILFLTLGLLVFPKQIIPVIGIGLLLSVFLILVARPLSVFLSLAPFNLQLRSRLLVSWVGLRGAVPIVFATYPMIAGADKASMIFNIVFFISITSVLIQGTTLPMVARWLRLTLPVKLKQRTQTDLVMNEGVMNTLTEISLPEGCLAVGKQVVQLGLPKTTTISIIQRNNHYLTPGGNTVLQPHDKLFILAENEESLLNVFDCLGYNPPAS, via the coding sequence ATGACGCTGACAACCGAAAACATTCTCCTGATTGGTTCTATCCTGCTGTTCCTTTCGCTACTGGCAGGAAAAACCACATCCCGGTTCGGCGTTCCTGTGCTGATTCTCTTTATCGGAATCGGCATGCTGGCCGGATCAGATGGGATCGGAGGAATTCATTTTGATAATCCAAAAACCGCCCAGTTTATCGGTATTGTAGCCCTGACATTTATTCTTTTCTCGGGTGGATTGGACACCGACTGGCAAACAGTCAAACCCATCTTGTGGCAAGGACTGTCGCTTTCCACCGTTGGTGTTGTCCTCACAGCCACTTTTGTGGGAATTTTCGTCTGGGCCATCACCGATTTCACCATTTATGAAGGCCTTCTGCTCGGATCGATTGTTTCTTCGACCGACTCGGCCGCCGTCTTCTCCATTCTTCGATCAAAAAACCTGGCACTAAAGGGAAACCTGCGTCCCACCCTGGAACTGGAAAGCGGAAGCAACGACCCGATGGCCTATATTCTGACCATCGTTTTTACCGGATTGGTGATCAATCAGGACTCGTCATTTATTTCCATCCTTCCCATGTTTATCCGGCAGTTGCTGATCGGGGCGTTACTTGGATTTCTTTTTGGAAAAGTAAGCACACTTGTTATCAACAAAATCACACTGGATTATGAAGGATTGTACATCGTTCTGGTTATTGCACTGATGTTCTTCAGTTTTTCAGCAACTGATTTCATTGGCGGCAACGGATTTCTGGCTGTGTACATCGCTGCAGTGTATCTGGGAAACCAGGAATTAATCCACAAGAAAAAAATCCTGAAATCCTTCGATAGTTTTGCCTGGCTGATGCAGATTATTCTATTTCTGACACTGGGTCTGCTGGTATTTCCCAAGCAGATCATTCCCGTTATCGGAATCGGGTTGCTTCTATCAGTATTTCTGATTCTGGTGGCCAGGCCACTCAGCGTTTTTCTGTCACTCGCGCCGTTCAACCTTCAGCTCCGCAGCCGGTTGCTGGTCTCCTGGGTGGGATTGCGTGGCGCTGTGCCCATCGTATTTGCCACGTACCCGATGATTGCGGGTGCCGATAAAGCATCGATGATTTTTAATATCGTCTTTTTTATTTCCATCACATCGGTACTGATTCAGGGAACCACCCTGCCCATGGTTGCCCGATGGCTGCGTCTTACATTACCGGTCAAGCTTAAACAACGTACACAGACCGATCTGGTGATGAATGAGGGGGTGATGAATACCCTTACTGAAATCAGTCTGCCGGAAGGATGTCTGGCCGTGGGAAAGCAGGTTGTCCAGCTGGGGCTCCCGAAGACCACCACCATTTCCATCATCCAGCGGAATAACCACTATCTGACACCTGGCGGGAACACCGTGCTTCAGCCACATGACAAACTTTTTATTCTGGCCGAAAATGAAGAATCACTCTTAAATGTATTCGATTGTCTTGGGTATAATCCTCCCGCTTCCTGA